The nucleotide window CACCCCGCAGGAACCGGCCCCCGCGCAACCGCGGGAGCGGGTGCGGGCGCAGCGCCCGCCGTCGCGGGCCCGCCGCTCGCCCTTCTCGCCCTTCCTCGTCCCCCTTGCCTCCACCACGGCCGCCGCCGCCCTCGTCGTCGCCGCGCTCTTCGGCATGCAGGCGTCCCGTACGCAGGACCGGCTGACCGAGGAGCGGGCGCAGGCGCGTGAGATCGCCCACGTTCTCGCGGCGCCGGACGCCCGCGCCGCCGCCGGCCGGGACGCGGACGGCCAGGGACTCGGCGTCGTCGCGTCCGCCTCGCAGGGCACCGCCGTGGTGACCGCGGCCGGTCTTGCCGCGCCTTCGGGGGAAAGGGTCCACCAGCTGTGGCTCATGCGACCGGAGGGGAAACCGCGATCCCTGGGGCTCCTCGACGGCGACACGCCCTTGATTGCCACCGGTCTGGATCCGGACGCGTCGTCACTGGCTGTGACCGTCGAGCCGCCGGGCGGCTCCCCGCGGCCCACCACCGCACCGGTTGTCCAACTCGCCCTGGAATCACTCGGATTCGGAGAGTAATCGTCAACGCCCGTACAGGAGAGTGGAATCCCGCCACCGGGATACACGAGTGCCGTGACGGGGCGATAGGGTTAACCTGCCCGGGCCGGGTGCCCTCGTACGGGTGGGGAGTGACATGGAACAGATAACAGTGCGTGGCAGGGCGCGAGTCCCTGCGATCACGTGTGGGAGCAGCGCGACGAGTTCGCGCCTCGACCGCCATCTTTCGGTGATGGGTGGCCCTGCCATCCCTCAGCGCGAAGCGGCCGAGGCGACGTCCTTGATGCGCGAGCTCACCTCTCGTGACACCGCGCACGACCGCACCGGCAGGGGCGCGCGAGTGAGGCGGGTCTCGCTCTTCGCACCGCTGCGCCGGCTGCGCCGTTCGCTGTTCGGCGGCCGCTGACCGGCGGCCCCGGTCGCTGACACGCGGCCGAACCCGAGCAGGAGCCCGACCCGCGCTCAGGCGGACACACCGTCCCGGCGCAGTGCTGCGATCTCCTCGTCCGTCATCCCCACGGCACGCAGTACCGCCCCGGTGTGTTCCCCGAGCGCGGGTACGGGTCCCATTTTCGCCGCCTCACCGCCCGGCAGCGTGATCGGCGGCAGCAGGGCTCTCAGCGGTCCCACCGGCGACCCCACTTCCCGCCACCGGTCCCGGGCCGCGAGCTGCGGATGCTCCGCCACGTCCGCCACGTCCCGCAGCAGCGCGCAGGCGATCCCGGCCGCCTCCAGTCGCGCCACCGCCTCCCGCGCCGTGAGCGCCGCCAGTGCCGTGCCGACCAACTCGTCCGTACGGTCCCGGTGTTCGACCCGGGCCGCGTTCGTCGCGTACGCCGGGTCGTGCGCCAGCTCCGGCCGTCCCAGCACCTGTTCGGCGAGCCGGCGCCACTCCCGGTCGTTCTGCACCGACAGCAGCACCCGCCCGCCGTCACCCGTGGCATAGCCGTCGTACGGGGCGATGACGGCGTGCGCGAGGCCGGTGCGCGCCGGGGGAGTCCCCCCGTGCATCGCATGGTGCAGCGGATGCCCCATCCACTCCGTCAGCGCGTCCAGCATGGACACCTCCACCGGCCCGCCGCGCCCCGTCGCCCCGCGCCGCACCAGCGCCGCGAGGACCCCGGAGAACGCGTACATGGCCGCCGCGATGTCGGCCGCCGGGATGCCGGCCTTCACCGGCTGCCCGGCCGTGCCCGTCACGGAGACCAGCCCCGCCTCGCACTGCACGAGCATGTCGTACGCGCGCTTGCCGGCGTACGGTCCCGAGGGCCCGTAGCCCGAGATGTCCACGGCGACGAGGCGCGGGTGCGCCGCGCACAGCGTGGCCGCGTCCAGGCCGAGCCGGGCGGCGGCGCCCTGCGCGAGGTTCTGCACGAAGACGTCGGCGTCCGCCACCAGGCGGCGCACCACGTCGAGCCCGCGCGAGTCCTTCAGGTCGAGCGCGACGGACTCCTTGCCGCGGTTGCACCACACGAAGTGCGAGGCGAGACCGCCGGCCGCGGTGTCGTAGCCGCGCGCGAAGTCGCCGCCGTCGAGGCGCTCGACCTTGACGACCCGCGCCCCGAGATCGGCGAGCTGCCGGGTGGCGAAGGGCGCGGCGACGGCCTGCTCGACGGCGACGACGGTGATGCCCTCCAGGGGCAGGGGAAGCGGCTCCATGCGGGGGATCATGACCCGGGGCGACGGGTTTGTCATGCGCCGGTGCCGCCCGTGCCGGTCAGAGCAGGGTGAACTGGCCCTCGGGGCCCTCCTCCGGGTGGGTGAGGACCGTGGCCGGGGCCCGGGAGGCGGCCGAGGGCGGCAGGACGCCCGCCCGGCGCAGGGCCGTCGAGGTGACGGGGGAGGCCGGCGTCACATCCGTTCGCCGCGTGCGCAGTTCCGCCAGGAGGGACAGGACCGTCACCAGTTCCAGCAGGTCCGAGGTCCAGGTCTGGGGCCACGTCGTGGGACGGACGGCCTCCAGCGTGCCCGGCTCGGGCCGGGTGATGCGGGCGGCGAACCACTGGTCCAGGACGCGGACCCCGCCCACCTCGAAGTCCCAGGCCTCGGGCGGTACGGGGGAGATGCGGCCCTCGTCGAGGTGGAGGGTCTCCTCGTCCCGGTCGTAGCGCGGCTCGTGGGGGAACGGCGGGAGCGGGGCCCGGACGTAGGGGCGGCGGCCACCGGGGAGCTTCGGGCGGTCGCCGTCGCGGCGCATCAGCCGCAGCATGCGGTGGCCGGCGTCGGTTCCGCGCGCCCACAGTCCGGGGTCGGTGGTCAGCGGGACCGTGGGTCCGTCGGGGCCCGGGGCGGCGACCGCCACCGTCCAGGCCAGCACGTCGAGCGGGGCGGGGCAGTGGCCGAGGTGCTCGGCCAGGAAGTCCAGCAGGCCCGGCGCCAGGTTCGGTTCCAGACCGCCGGGGCGCCGGAACAGCGGGCGGACCCGGCCGGGGCGCGTGGCGGGAACCGCCTTCGACCGGGGCCGGGCCACCGGCAGGACGGACGTGGCCAGGAGCGCCGGGCCGGCGGGGACGGGCGCCTGCTCGACCGCGAACACCTGGTGGGCGTCCGCCACCCGCCACAGTTCCGGCCGCGCCGCGTCGATGAGCCGGTGGTCGGGAATCAGCCATTGCTCGTCGAACGGTCCGGCCGTCACCCGTACCGGCTCCGCGCAGGGGCCCGACGCGCGCGCCAGCCGTCCCGTCCCGGCGGGCCGGCCGGGCAGTTGCGCCACCGCCGAGTACAGGGTCCGCGCGCGTGTGACGCCGAACAGCGCCTCGCGGTCGGGCCCTTCGGCCTTCATGAGGGCGTCCCAGCGCGCTCTCAGGGACGCCGCGTCGGGCGCCGTCGGCCACGCCCGGCCCGGCCGGGGAGGTGCGACCGACCACGGCATGAGGTCCGCGAGCAGCGGAGCGTCGTCGTGCGTCACGCCCGGCATCGTACGACGTGTCCCCCGGCGGCGTCCGGGTCGTGCGCGGTCAGTGGGCGTCCAGGGTGACGGTGAACGAGAAACGGTCGCCCCGGTAGTGGATGCGGGCCACGTCCAGCGCCCGCCCGTCCTCGCCGTGCACGACGCCCGTGTAGTGCAGGATCGGGCTCAGCAGCGGCACCTGGAGGAGCCGGGCGGTCTCCGGGTCGGCGAGCCGCGCCTCGACCGTATCGGTGATCTGGCCGATTCTCGCCCCCGCGACATCGCGCAGGACCTTGGTCATGGGCCAGCGCAGCAGGTCCTCGGGATCGATCAGGGCCGCCAGTTCCGGCCGCACGTAGTTGCGCGCGTGGTTGGTCGGCTCACCGGTCTTCTCGTCGCTGCGCAGCCGGTGGTACGTCGCCACCTGGGCCAAGTCCGGGAAGTACTCGGCCAGTTCGCCCGACACGGGTTCGCTCCCGTGGTCCAGCAGCTGCGTCGTCATGCCCGACTGCTGCGCCACGATGGCGTCCACCGAGCCGAGCAGGCGGACCGGCGCGCCCCGTGTGGCGCTCGGCTCGATGAACGTGCCGCGCCTGCGGTGGCGGGAGATGAGCCCTTCGCCCTCCAGTTCCTTGAGCGCCTGCCGCATGGTCAGCACGCTCACCCCGTAGTGCTCCGCCAGCTGTTCCTCGGTCGGCAGCCGCAGCGGATCCTGCGGCGACCGCCCGAGTATCGAGGCGCGCAGGGACTGCGACACCTGATACCAGAGCGGCAGCTTGCGGTTCAGGACGATCGAGTCCGGGGCGAAGGAGGTCACGAGGGTATCCGTACCGGTCGCGGGCGTCGGGTGCAACGGGCTGCCGTACGCGTGGTCGTGCGGGCGGTCGAACGTGCGGGGCGTGCGGGGCGTGCGTGGCCGGGGGCCGTCACGGCCGGCCGGCCGGCCCGGAACCGCCGGCGTCCGGCCGGAAGTGGCGTTCGAGGCCCTGCCACACGTCGTCGTACGCGGCCTGCAGGTGCCCGGCGCGGGCGGCCTGCGCGGTGGCGGTGACCGGCCAGCGCGTCTCGAACATGAAGGCCAGGCCGTCGTCGACCTTCTGCGGCCGCAGCTCGGCGGCGCTCGCCCGCTCGAAGGTCTCCCGGTCGGGGCCGTGCGCCGACATCATGTTGTGCAGCGAACCGCCGCCCGGCACGAAACCCCCCTCACCGGCGGCCTTCGCGTCGTACGCGCCCTCGAGGAGTCCCATGTACTCGCTCATCACGTTCCGGTGGAAGTAGGGCGGCCGGAAGGTGTCCTCGCCCACCAGCCAGCGCGGTGCGAAGACCACGAAGTCGACGCCGGCCAGGCCCGGGGTGTCGGACGGCGACGTCAGCACGGTGAAGATCGACGGGTCGGGGTGGTCGTAGCTGATGGTGCCGATCACATTGAACAGGCGCAGGTCGTAGACGTACGGCACATGGTTGCCGTGCCAGGCGACGACGTCGAGCGGTGAGTGGTCGTACCGCGCCGTCCAGAGGTTGCCGCAGAACTTGTTGACCACCTCCACCGGCCCCGCCGTGTCCCCGTCGTCCTCGTACGCGGCGACCGGTGCTTTGAAGTCCCGGGCGTTGGCGAGGCCGTTGGCGCCGATCGGCCCGAGGTCGGGGAGCTGGAAGGGGGCGCCGTAGTTCTCGCACACATAGCCCCGCGAGGTCCCGGCCGGACCGCCGCCGGGCACCGTGTCCAGCAGCTGCACCCGGAAGCGCACCCCGCGGGGGACCAGTGCCACATGGCCCGGCTCCACCCGCAGCAGCCCGAACTCGGTGCGCAGCAGCAGTCCGCCGCGCTCCGGCACGATCAGGAGCTCGCCGTCGGCGTCGCTGAACACCCGCTCCATCGAGGAGTTGGCGTGGTACAGGTGCACGGCCATGCCGGTGCGCTGCGTGGCGTCGCCGTTGCCGCCGAGGGTCCACAGGCCCGCCAGGAAGTCGGTGCCGGGCGGGGGTTCCGGCAGGGGGTTCCAGCGCAGCCGGTTCGGATCCGGCACCGTCTCGGTGAAGGGGGCCGTGCGCAGGGTGCCGTTGTCGGTGCGGGTGAAGGCGGGGTGCGCGGCCGACGGGCGGATGCGGTACAGCCAGGAGCGGCGGTTGTGCGCCCTCGGCTCGGTGAACGCGGAACCGCTCAGCTGTTCCGCGTACAGCCCGAGCGGGACCCGCTGCGGCGAGTTGCGGCCCTGCGGGAGCGCGCCGGGCACCGCCTCCGAACTGTGCTCGTTGCCGAACCCGGAGAGATACGTCAGCGCCTCGGCGGTCTTCCGCAGTGCCCCGGCGCCGTCGTGCGCGTCCCCGCTCATGATCACTCCCTCGTTCCCGATTCCTATGCATCACCGTAGGATTCGGCGAATCGCCGCGCAAGGGGGGATCCGGCTGTCGGAGCCGTGCTCTAGTCTCCCGGGCATGTCGTGGAAGCGAGCCCTCCTCCCCCCTCTCGTGGTCTGCGCGCTGCTCGCCGCCCTGTCGGCCGGGGCGACGGGCTGCGGGAGCGGTGACGCGCAGGGGGGCGACGCGGTGCGGTCCACACCGGTGGGCACGGTGCTGGCGGACACGGACGAGGAGGGGCGGCACTACCGTGAGGTCGACGGGAAGAGCGCACCCGAGGTCGCGATCGAGATACAGCCCGACACCGACGGCGGCTGGAACGTCCGGCTGACGGTCCACGACTTCCGCTTCTCGCCCGCGGGAACGGAGCGCAGGGCCGAACCGGGCCGCGGCTACGCGCTGCTCCGGCTGGACGGCAGCCCCCTGTCCCTCCTGCGCGGCCGGACACACCACCTCGCGGGGGACGTCGTTCCGCACGGGACCCACCAGGTGACCGTGCGCCTGTACGCGGACGACGACACGGTGTGGGCCGTCGGCGGCGAACCCGTCGCCAGCACGGCCGACATCACCGTGTCCGACCCGGACCCACGCAACGGCAGCGGCGGCAACGGCAACGGTGAGAGCGGGGGCGGCGGCAGCGGCGGCCGGGGCGTGCCCCGGGGTGCCGGCGCCCCGTGAGACCGGTGCCGGTGGGTGGTCGTGGGGGCACGGACTCCGTACGGAAAGGCACAGTTCGCGGGAGCCCGTTCACCGCACCACGGCGGGAAGGCATCATGAAGCCCGTGCCCCACGCGACCTCGATGCGCCGCGCGCCCGTCCAGCGCCGTAGCGCCGAACGACTCACCCGCATCCTCGACGCCTGCGCCGCTCTCCTGGACGAGGTCGGCTACGAGGCCCTGAGCACCCGCGCGGTCGCCCTGCGCGCCGGGGTGCCCATCGGTTCGGTCTACCGGTTCTTCGGCAACAAGCGGGCCATGGCCGACGCGCTCGCCCAGCGCAACCTGGACGTCTACACCGAGCGGGTCTCCCGCCGCCTCGAGGAGACCGGCGACGGGGCGGGCTGGCGGGCGGCCATGGACGCGGTCCTGGACGAGTACCTCGTGATGAAGCGCACCGCGCCCGGCTTCACCCTGGTCGACTTCGGCAACCAGATACCCGTCGGCACCCGTGACGCCGAACCCAACACCCGTGTCGCCGACCGCCTGACCGAACTGCTCTCCGCCCGTATCGGCCGCACCCCCGACGAGGATCTGCGCCGCACCTTCCTCATCGCCGTCGAGACCGCCGACACCCTCGTCCAGCTCGCCTTCCGCCTCGACCCGGCGGGCGACGAGCGCGTCATGGAGGAGGCACGGGAACTGCTGCGGGCGTACCTGTCGCGCTCACTCGACTAGGGCGTTTCTTTTGGATCAGGTCGGATCAGGCCGCGGTGTCCGGTGCGGTGCATCGCAAGGCGGAGCATGATCCGTGTACTGGGCGTACTTGGGTCGTGCGACAACGCCGCGAGGCGCCGTGCCGGGCGCCGCGGACCCGGGCTGATCCAAAAGAAACGCCCTGGGGCCTGTCCGGCGATTCCCGCCCGCCCGTTCCCGCCCGCCCCTCCCCGCCCGTCCGTTCCGCGTCGTACGGCAGGCGAATTCGCGACGTGACCCCCGCGACCCCTCCCCACCGTCCATACCGGTCGGTATGCTCGGCCCGGTCAGTGCGTCACCGTCGCCGCCACCCCTCCGGAGGACCCGTGTCCACCACCACCGACTCCCGCACGGCCCTGCGCATCTGCCCGCTCTGCGAGGCCACCTGCGGGCTGACCCTCACCATCGAGGGGACCAGGGTGACGAGCGCGCGCGGAGACCGCGACGACGTGTTCAGCCGGGGGTTCATCTGCCCGAAGGGGGCGTCGTTCGGCGCGGCCGACGGCGACCCGGACCGGCTGCGGACCCCGCTGGTGCGCAGGGACGGCGAACTGCGCGAGGCCACCTGGGAGGAGGCCTTCGACGCGGTCGCCGCCGGACTGCGCCCGGTCGTCGAACGGCACGGCCCGCACTCCGTCGGAGCCGTCCTCGGCAACCCGAACGTGCACACCATGGCCGGCGCCCTCTACCCGGCCGTCCTGCTCGCCGGCCTCGGCACGCACAGCGTCTTCACCGCGTCCACCGTCGACCAGATGCCCAAGCACGTCTCCAGCGGCCTCCTCTACGGCGACGCGAACGCCATCCCCGTACCCGATCTCGACCACACCGACCACCTGCTGCTGATCGGCGCCAACCCCCTGGAGTCCAACGGGAGTCTGTGCACCGCACCCGACTTCCCCGGCAAACTCAAGGACCTCAGGGCGCGCGGCGGCACGCTGACGGTCGTCGACCCGCGCCGCACCCGCACGGCGAAGCTCGCCGACCGGCACGTCGCCGTCCGCCCCGGCACCGACGCCCTGCTCCTCGCGGCGATGACGCACGTCCTCTTCGAGGAGCGGCTCACCGATCTCGGCGCGCTCGGCGAACTGGTCCAGGGGGTCGACGAACTCCGCGACGCCGTAAGGGACTTCACGCCCGAGGCCGCCGCCGGGGCCTGCGACGTCGACGCCGGCACCATCCGGGCGCTGGCCCGCGAACTGGCCGCCGCGCCCACCGCCGCCGTCTACGGCCGCATCGGCAGCTGCACCGTCCCGCACGGCACCCTGGCCAGCTGGCTCGTCGACGTCCTCAACATCCTCACCGGCAACCTCGACCGGCCCGGCGGCGCCCTCTTCCCGCAGGCCGCCACCGACCGCACGCCCCGCCCCGCCGGACCCGGCCGCGGCTTCGCGCTCGGCCGCTGGCACAGCCGGGTGAGCCGCCACCCCGAGGCCAAGGGCGAACTGCCGCTCGCCGCGCTCGCCGAGGAGATCGACACCGCGACCGCCGAGGGCGAGCCCGTCCGCGCGCTCGTCGTCATCGCCGCCAACCCGGTCCTCTCCGCCCCCGACGGCGACCGCCTCGACAAGGCCCTCGGCTCGCTCGACTTCATGGTCAGCGTCGACCCGTACCTCAACGAGACCTCCCGCCACGCCGACGTCGTGCTGCCGCCGCCCCCGCCCTCGCAGAGCCCGCACCACGACTTCGCCTTCAACACCCTCGCCGTCCGCAACCAGGTCCGCTACACCAGGGCCGCCGTCCCGCTGGAACCCGGCAGGATGGCCGAGACGGAGATCCTCGCCCGGCTCGTCCTCGCCGCGACCGGCCTGCACGGCGCCGATCCCGCCGCCGTCGACACCATGGTCATCGACCGGACCCTCGGCAAGGCCGTCGAGGAAGCGCACTCCCCGGTGCACGGCCGCGACCCCCGCGAGCTCGCCGCCGCCCTCACCGGCGACACCGGCCCCGAGCGCCGCCTCGACATGATGCTGCGCCTGGGCCCGTACGGCGACGGATTCGGCGTACGCCCCGACGGCCTCACCCTGCACCGGCTGCTCGACCACCCCCACGGCATCGACCTCGGGCCGCTGCGGCCGCGCCTGCCGGGCCCCCTCAAGACCCGTAGCGGACGCGTCGAACTGCTCCCGCGGCCCCTCGCCGACGACCTCCCGCGCCTCAGGGACGCGCTGCGCTCGCGCCCCGACGGCCTCGTCCTGGTCGGCCGCCGCCACCTGCGGTCCAACAACAGCTGGATGCACAACATCCCCGCCCTCACCGGCGGCACCAACCGCTGCACCCTGCACCTCCACCCCGACGACGCCGAACGCCTCGGCGTCACCGACGGGGCACCCGTCCGCGTCAAGGGCGCCGGGGGAGAGGTCGTCGCCCCCGCCGAGGTCACCGACGCCGTACGCCCCGGGGTCGTGAGCCTGCCGCACGGCTGGGGGCACGACCGGCCCGGCACCCGGCTGCGGCATGCCGCCGCGGACCCCGGTGTCAACGTCAACCAGCTGCTGGACGGCAGTCTGCTCGACCCGCTGTCCGGCACCGCGGTCCTCAACGGCGTACCCGTCGAGGTCGCGCCGACAGGCACCGCGCCGTGACCACAATGAACGCTGTGACCAGGAGTTTTGCGCTTATTGCTCGCACGTCAACATCTTGTTAAGACTTGTGGACCCGACCTAACGTCACTCGGACCGCCGGCCCTGGTGGGAGTTCAAGGGCGAACGTTAGGTATCCATCCATGCTGACCATCCTCGGCTTCACCATGATCGCGACCTTCCTGGTCCTGATCATGATGAAGAAGATGTCGCCGATCGCGGCGCTCGTGCTGATCCCGGCACTCTTCTGTGTGTTCGTCGGAAAAGGCGCCCACCTCGGCGACTACGTCATCGAAGGGGTGGGCACCCTCGCGCCCACCGCCGCGATGCTGATGTTCGCCATCGTGTACTTCGGCGTCATGATCGACGTCGGCCTCTTCGACCCGATCGTCCGGGGCATCCTCAAGTTCTGCAAGGCCGACCCGATGCGCATCGTCGTCGGCACGGCCCTGCTCGCCGCGATCGTCTCCCTGGACGGCGACGGCTCGACCACCTTCATGATCACGGTCTCGGCGATGTACCCGCTGTACAAGCGCCTGAAGATGAGCCTCGTGGTGATGACCGGCGTCGCCGCCACCGCCAACGGCGTGATGAACACCCTGCCCTGGGGCGGCCCGACGGCCCGC belongs to Streptomyces sp. V3I8 and includes:
- a CDS encoding anti-sigma factor, coding for MTSIFRRGELHSLAAPYALDALEPHERKRFEKHLGHCDSCAAEVRALREDAVRLAWSTAAPAPAALRDRVLTAVRNTPQEPAPAQPRERVRAQRPPSRARRSPFSPFLVPLASTTAAAALVVAALFGMQASRTQDRLTEERAQAREIAHVLAAPDARAAAGRDADGQGLGVVASASQGTAVVTAAGLAAPSGERVHQLWLMRPEGKPRSLGLLDGDTPLIATGLDPDASSLAVTVEPPGGSPRPTTAPVVQLALESLGFGE
- a CDS encoding type ISP restriction/modification enzyme, which encodes MPGVTHDDAPLLADLMPWSVAPPRPGRAWPTAPDAASLRARWDALMKAEGPDREALFGVTRARTLYSAVAQLPGRPAGTGRLARASGPCAEPVRVTAGPFDEQWLIPDHRLIDAARPELWRVADAHQVFAVEQAPVPAGPALLATSVLPVARPRSKAVPATRPGRVRPLFRRPGGLEPNLAPGLLDFLAEHLGHCPAPLDVLAWTVAVAAPGPDGPTVPLTTDPGLWARGTDAGHRMLRLMRRDGDRPKLPGGRRPYVRAPLPPFPHEPRYDRDEETLHLDEGRISPVPPEAWDFEVGGVRVLDQWFAARITRPEPGTLEAVRPTTWPQTWTSDLLELVTVLSLLAELRTRRTDVTPASPVTSTALRRAGVLPPSAASRAPATVLTHPEEGPEGQFTLL
- a CDS encoding GntR family transcriptional regulator; the encoded protein is MTSFAPDSIVLNRKLPLWYQVSQSLRASILGRSPQDPLRLPTEEQLAEHYGVSVLTMRQALKELEGEGLISRHRRRGTFIEPSATRGAPVRLLGSVDAIVAQQSGMTTQLLDHGSEPVSGELAEYFPDLAQVATYHRLRSDEKTGEPTNHARNYVRPELAALIDPEDLLRWPMTKVLRDVAGARIGQITDTVEARLADPETARLLQVPLLSPILHYTGVVHGEDGRALDVARIHYRGDRFSFTVTLDAH
- a CDS encoding TetR/AcrR family transcriptional regulator — translated: MKPVPHATSMRRAPVQRRSAERLTRILDACAALLDEVGYEALSTRAVALRAGVPIGSVYRFFGNKRAMADALAQRNLDVYTERVSRRLEETGDGAGWRAAMDAVLDEYLVMKRTAPGFTLVDFGNQIPVGTRDAEPNTRVADRLTELLSARIGRTPDEDLRRTFLIAVETADTLVQLAFRLDPAGDERVMEEARELLRAYLSRSLD
- the hmgA gene encoding homogentisate 1,2-dioxygenase; this translates as MSGDAHDGAGALRKTAEALTYLSGFGNEHSSEAVPGALPQGRNSPQRVPLGLYAEQLSGSAFTEPRAHNRRSWLYRIRPSAAHPAFTRTDNGTLRTAPFTETVPDPNRLRWNPLPEPPPGTDFLAGLWTLGGNGDATQRTGMAVHLYHANSSMERVFSDADGELLIVPERGGLLLRTEFGLLRVEPGHVALVPRGVRFRVQLLDTVPGGGPAGTSRGYVCENYGAPFQLPDLGPIGANGLANARDFKAPVAAYEDDGDTAGPVEVVNKFCGNLWTARYDHSPLDVVAWHGNHVPYVYDLRLFNVIGTISYDHPDPSIFTVLTSPSDTPGLAGVDFVVFAPRWLVGEDTFRPPYFHRNVMSEYMGLLEGAYDAKAAGEGGFVPGGGSLHNMMSAHGPDRETFERASAAELRPQKVDDGLAFMFETRWPVTATAQAARAGHLQAAYDDVWQGLERHFRPDAGGSGPAGRP
- a CDS encoding CaiB/BaiF CoA transferase family protein, which translates into the protein MIPRMEPLPLPLEGITVVAVEQAVAAPFATRQLADLGARVVKVERLDGGDFARGYDTAAGGLASHFVWCNRGKESVALDLKDSRGLDVVRRLVADADVFVQNLAQGAAARLGLDAATLCAAHPRLVAVDISGYGPSGPYAGKRAYDMLVQCEAGLVSVTGTAGQPVKAGIPAADIAAAMYAFSGVLAALVRRGATGRGGPVEVSMLDALTEWMGHPLHHAMHGGTPPARTGLAHAVIAPYDGYATGDGGRVLLSVQNDREWRRLAEQVLGRPELAHDPAYATNAARVEHRDRTDELVGTALAALTAREAVARLEAAGIACALLRDVADVAEHPQLAARDRWREVGSPVGPLRALLPPITLPGGEAAKMGPVPALGEHTGAVLRAVGMTDEEIAALRRDGVSA
- a CDS encoding molybdopterin oxidoreductase family protein, which gives rise to MSTTTDSRTALRICPLCEATCGLTLTIEGTRVTSARGDRDDVFSRGFICPKGASFGAADGDPDRLRTPLVRRDGELREATWEEAFDAVAAGLRPVVERHGPHSVGAVLGNPNVHTMAGALYPAVLLAGLGTHSVFTASTVDQMPKHVSSGLLYGDANAIPVPDLDHTDHLLLIGANPLESNGSLCTAPDFPGKLKDLRARGGTLTVVDPRRTRTAKLADRHVAVRPGTDALLLAAMTHVLFEERLTDLGALGELVQGVDELRDAVRDFTPEAAAGACDVDAGTIRALARELAAAPTAAVYGRIGSCTVPHGTLASWLVDVLNILTGNLDRPGGALFPQAATDRTPRPAGPGRGFALGRWHSRVSRHPEAKGELPLAALAEEIDTATAEGEPVRALVVIAANPVLSAPDGDRLDKALGSLDFMVSVDPYLNETSRHADVVLPPPPPSQSPHHDFAFNTLAVRNQVRYTRAAVPLEPGRMAETEILARLVLAATGLHGADPAAVDTMVIDRTLGKAVEEAHSPVHGRDPRELAAALTGDTGPERRLDMMLRLGPYGDGFGVRPDGLTLHRLLDHPHGIDLGPLRPRLPGPLKTRSGRVELLPRPLADDLPRLRDALRSRPDGLVLVGRRHLRSNNSWMHNIPALTGGTNRCTLHLHPDDAERLGVTDGAPVRVKGAGGEVVAPAEVTDAVRPGVVSLPHGWGHDRPGTRLRHAAADPGVNVNQLLDGSLLDPLSGTAVLNGVPVEVAPTGTAP